In a genomic window of Zootoca vivipara chromosome 5, rZooViv1.1, whole genome shotgun sequence:
- the PANK1 gene encoding pantothenate kinase 1 isoform X3 — MAFPWFGMDIGGTLVKLVYFEPKDITAEEEQEEVENLKSIRKYLTSNTAYGKTGIRDVHLELKNLTMCGRKGNLHFIRFPSCAMHRFIQMGSEKNFSSLHTTLCATGGGAYKFEEDFRTIADLQLHKLDELDCLIQGLLYVDSVGFNGHPECYYFENPADPERCQKKPYCLDNPFPMLLVNIGSGVSILTVYSKDNYKRVTGTSLGGGTFLGLCCLLTGCETFEEALEMAAKGDSTNVDKLVKDIYGGDYERFGLQGSAVASSFGNMMSKEKRDSISKEDLARATLVTITNNIGSIARMCALNENIERVVFVGNFLRINTVAMKVLAYAMDYWSKGQLKALFLEHEGYFGAVGALLELLKMTDDQ, encoded by the exons ATGG CGTTCCCCTGGTTTGGCATGGATATTGGTGGGACGCTTGTGAAATTGGTCTACTTTGAACCAAAGGACATTACCGCCgaggaggaacaggaggaagtggaaaacctgaaaagcatcaGGAAGTACTTGACTTCCAATACAGCCTACGGTAAAACTGGGATTCGAGATGTCCACCTCGAACTGAAAAACTTGACTATGTGTGGGCGGAAAGGGAACCTTCATTTCATCCGTTTTCCAAGCTGTGCTATGCACAGGTTCATACAGATGGGTAGTGAAAAGAACTTCTCAAGCTTGCACACCACACTTTGTGCCACAGGAGGCGGAGCTTACAAGTTTGAAGAAGACTTTCGAACG ATTGCTGACCTCCAGCTTCATAAGCTAGATGAGTTGGACTGCTTGATCCAGGGCCTGCTCTATGTGGATTCTGTCGGTTTCAACGGCCACCCGGAGTGCTATTATTTCGAAAACCCCGCAGATCCTGAACGGTGTCAGAAAAAGCCTTACTGCCTTGATAATCCTTTTCCTATGTTGCTGGTTAACATAGGCTCTGGGGTCAGCATCTTAACTGTGTATTCCAAGGACAACTATAAGAGAGTTACGGGGACCAG TCTCGGTGGTGGTACATTCCTGGGCCTGTGTTGTTTGCTGACTGGCTGTGAGACTTTTGAAGAAGCGCTGGAAATGGCAGCTAAAGGGGACAGCACCAATGTTGATAAGCTGGTGAAGGATATTTATGGAGGAGACTATGAACGGTTTGGTCTTCAGGGATCTGCCGTAGCATCAAG CTTCGGCAACATGATGAGCAAAGAAAAGCGAGATTCCATCAGTAAAGAGGACCTAGCAAGAGCGACCTTAGTTACCATCACCAATAACATCGGCTCCATCGCTCGGATGTGTGCTCTGAATGAG AACATTGAGAGGGTGGTGTTTGTCGGAAACTTCCTGAGAATCAACACGGTCGCTATGAAGGTACTTGCATATGCCATGGACTACTGGTCAAAGGGACAACTCAAAGCTCTCTTTTTGGAACACGAG GGTTATTTTGGTGCTGTTGGGGCCCTTCTGGAATTGCTTAAAATGACAGATGATCAATGA
- the PANK1 gene encoding pantothenate kinase 1 isoform X2 — MKLIIDERHSFPWFGMDIGGTLVKLVYFEPKDITAEEEQEEVENLKSIRKYLTSNTAYGKTGIRDVHLELKNLTMCGRKGNLHFIRFPSCAMHRFIQMGSEKNFSSLHTTLCATGGGAYKFEEDFRTIADLQLHKLDELDCLIQGLLYVDSVGFNGHPECYYFENPADPERCQKKPYCLDNPFPMLLVNIGSGVSILTVYSKDNYKRVTGTSLGGGTFLGLCCLLTGCETFEEALEMAAKGDSTNVDKLVKDIYGGDYERFGLQGSAVASSFGNMMSKEKRDSISKEDLARATLVTITNNIGSIARMCALNENIERVVFVGNFLRINTVAMKVLAYAMDYWSKGQLKALFLEHEGYFGAVGALLELLKMTDDQ; from the exons CGTTCCCCTGGTTTGGCATGGATATTGGTGGGACGCTTGTGAAATTGGTCTACTTTGAACCAAAGGACATTACCGCCgaggaggaacaggaggaagtggaaaacctgaaaagcatcaGGAAGTACTTGACTTCCAATACAGCCTACGGTAAAACTGGGATTCGAGATGTCCACCTCGAACTGAAAAACTTGACTATGTGTGGGCGGAAAGGGAACCTTCATTTCATCCGTTTTCCAAGCTGTGCTATGCACAGGTTCATACAGATGGGTAGTGAAAAGAACTTCTCAAGCTTGCACACCACACTTTGTGCCACAGGAGGCGGAGCTTACAAGTTTGAAGAAGACTTTCGAACG ATTGCTGACCTCCAGCTTCATAAGCTAGATGAGTTGGACTGCTTGATCCAGGGCCTGCTCTATGTGGATTCTGTCGGTTTCAACGGCCACCCGGAGTGCTATTATTTCGAAAACCCCGCAGATCCTGAACGGTGTCAGAAAAAGCCTTACTGCCTTGATAATCCTTTTCCTATGTTGCTGGTTAACATAGGCTCTGGGGTCAGCATCTTAACTGTGTATTCCAAGGACAACTATAAGAGAGTTACGGGGACCAG TCTCGGTGGTGGTACATTCCTGGGCCTGTGTTGTTTGCTGACTGGCTGTGAGACTTTTGAAGAAGCGCTGGAAATGGCAGCTAAAGGGGACAGCACCAATGTTGATAAGCTGGTGAAGGATATTTATGGAGGAGACTATGAACGGTTTGGTCTTCAGGGATCTGCCGTAGCATCAAG CTTCGGCAACATGATGAGCAAAGAAAAGCGAGATTCCATCAGTAAAGAGGACCTAGCAAGAGCGACCTTAGTTACCATCACCAATAACATCGGCTCCATCGCTCGGATGTGTGCTCTGAATGAG AACATTGAGAGGGTGGTGTTTGTCGGAAACTTCCTGAGAATCAACACGGTCGCTATGAAGGTACTTGCATATGCCATGGACTACTGGTCAAAGGGACAACTCAAAGCTCTCTTTTTGGAACACGAG GGTTATTTTGGTGCTGTTGGGGCCCTTCTGGAATTGCTTAAAATGACAGATGATCAATGA
- the PANK1 gene encoding pantothenate kinase 1 isoform X4, translated as MDIGGTLVKLVYFEPKDITAEEEQEEVENLKSIRKYLTSNTAYGKTGIRDVHLELKNLTMCGRKGNLHFIRFPSCAMHRFIQMGSEKNFSSLHTTLCATGGGAYKFEEDFRTIADLQLHKLDELDCLIQGLLYVDSVGFNGHPECYYFENPADPERCQKKPYCLDNPFPMLLVNIGSGVSILTVYSKDNYKRVTGTSLGGGTFLGLCCLLTGCETFEEALEMAAKGDSTNVDKLVKDIYGGDYERFGLQGSAVASSFGNMMSKEKRDSISKEDLARATLVTITNNIGSIARMCALNENIERVVFVGNFLRINTVAMKVLAYAMDYWSKGQLKALFLEHEGYFGAVGALLELLKMTDDQ; from the exons ATGGATATTGGTGGGACGCTTGTGAAATTGGTCTACTTTGAACCAAAGGACATTACCGCCgaggaggaacaggaggaagtggaaaacctgaaaagcatcaGGAAGTACTTGACTTCCAATACAGCCTACGGTAAAACTGGGATTCGAGATGTCCACCTCGAACTGAAAAACTTGACTATGTGTGGGCGGAAAGGGAACCTTCATTTCATCCGTTTTCCAAGCTGTGCTATGCACAGGTTCATACAGATGGGTAGTGAAAAGAACTTCTCAAGCTTGCACACCACACTTTGTGCCACAGGAGGCGGAGCTTACAAGTTTGAAGAAGACTTTCGAACG ATTGCTGACCTCCAGCTTCATAAGCTAGATGAGTTGGACTGCTTGATCCAGGGCCTGCTCTATGTGGATTCTGTCGGTTTCAACGGCCACCCGGAGTGCTATTATTTCGAAAACCCCGCAGATCCTGAACGGTGTCAGAAAAAGCCTTACTGCCTTGATAATCCTTTTCCTATGTTGCTGGTTAACATAGGCTCTGGGGTCAGCATCTTAACTGTGTATTCCAAGGACAACTATAAGAGAGTTACGGGGACCAG TCTCGGTGGTGGTACATTCCTGGGCCTGTGTTGTTTGCTGACTGGCTGTGAGACTTTTGAAGAAGCGCTGGAAATGGCAGCTAAAGGGGACAGCACCAATGTTGATAAGCTGGTGAAGGATATTTATGGAGGAGACTATGAACGGTTTGGTCTTCAGGGATCTGCCGTAGCATCAAG CTTCGGCAACATGATGAGCAAAGAAAAGCGAGATTCCATCAGTAAAGAGGACCTAGCAAGAGCGACCTTAGTTACCATCACCAATAACATCGGCTCCATCGCTCGGATGTGTGCTCTGAATGAG AACATTGAGAGGGTGGTGTTTGTCGGAAACTTCCTGAGAATCAACACGGTCGCTATGAAGGTACTTGCATATGCCATGGACTACTGGTCAAAGGGACAACTCAAAGCTCTCTTTTTGGAACACGAG GGTTATTTTGGTGCTGTTGGGGCCCTTCTGGAATTGCTTAAAATGACAGATGATCAATGA